Proteins encoded within one genomic window of Kibdelosporangium phytohabitans:
- a CDS encoding non-ribosomal peptide synthetase: MSDNRTLHGLVAQWASRQPGQIAIEYGTARVGYGELARRMRAAAAWFEPDQVVAVLLGDSPATVSTLLGVLAAGSSFVCVDPDSPPQRVRAVLAEARCRTAVVSPTGHQLTSVLRDLGVDLVLCEPDGTLTGSAPPDRALPEVDPAATAYVAYTSGSTGRPKGVVQSHRTFLAFLDWQSEAFDLRPGRKMAHWATTTYDASYCEIFGALCYGATLWMAPRSLRHDPFALLEQLAAAGVHVLQTVPSFLRQVLAEAQPGSLPALTHVFAAGEVLTPDLAARCRATFPHAALTNLYGPTETVLATYHRVEAADLDRPAIPLGVPIDGCRVLLLDAGHRPVPDGEVGEVYLVSESMADGYLAQPAPTAASFLPVPGEPGSRMYRTGDQARRDHDGTLLFAGRTDGQIKIRGMRVETGEIETVLFGHPAVGHCAVRPRGEGESLRLEAHVVARGELTAEQVRAYLSQRLPKHMVPTRYRFTDQLPLTRTGKTDRGALPEITARTTAEPPRPHQDSTEAKVAGLWRDLLGVPAVTAADDFFQLGGQSMDAMRLANRVWSAFSVRVPYRAVFDARTLTDYTRVVRDAQATAPSG; the protein is encoded by the coding sequence TTGAGCGACAACCGCACGCTGCACGGACTCGTCGCCCAGTGGGCGAGCCGCCAACCCGGGCAGATCGCCATCGAGTACGGCACCGCACGAGTCGGCTACGGCGAGCTGGCGCGGCGGATGCGCGCCGCCGCGGCCTGGTTCGAGCCGGACCAGGTGGTCGCGGTGCTGCTCGGCGACAGCCCGGCCACAGTGTCCACATTGCTCGGTGTGCTGGCCGCGGGCAGCTCGTTCGTCTGCGTGGACCCGGACAGCCCGCCGCAGCGGGTCCGGGCGGTGCTGGCCGAGGCGCGGTGCCGGACCGCCGTCGTCTCACCGACCGGCCACCAGCTCACCAGTGTGCTGCGGGACCTCGGCGTCGACCTGGTGCTGTGCGAACCGGACGGCACGCTGACCGGCTCGGCACCGCCCGACCGGGCACTTCCCGAGGTCGACCCGGCCGCGACCGCGTACGTGGCGTACACCTCCGGCAGCACCGGCCGCCCCAAGGGCGTCGTCCAGTCGCACCGCACGTTCCTGGCGTTCCTCGACTGGCAGAGCGAGGCGTTCGACCTGCGGCCCGGCCGCAAGATGGCCCACTGGGCCACGACCACCTACGACGCCTCTTACTGCGAGATCTTCGGCGCCTTGTGTTACGGCGCAACGCTGTGGATGGCGCCCAGGTCGTTGCGCCACGACCCGTTCGCGCTGCTCGAACAACTGGCTGCGGCGGGCGTGCACGTCCTGCAGACCGTGCCCAGCTTCCTGCGGCAGGTGCTGGCCGAGGCACAACCCGGTTCGCTGCCCGCGTTGACGCACGTGTTCGCCGCCGGGGAAGTGCTCACCCCCGACCTGGCCGCACGGTGCCGCGCCACCTTCCCCCACGCGGCGCTGACCAACCTCTACGGTCCTACTGAGACAGTGCTGGCCACGTACCACCGCGTCGAGGCGGCCGACCTCGACCGGCCCGCGATCCCCTTGGGCGTCCCGATCGACGGCTGCCGCGTCCTGCTCCTGGACGCCGGCCACCGGCCCGTTCCCGACGGCGAGGTGGGCGAGGTCTACCTGGTGTCGGAGTCCATGGCAGACGGCTACCTGGCGCAACCGGCGCCGACCGCCGCGAGTTTCCTGCCGGTGCCGGGCGAGCCGGGCAGCCGGATGTACCGCACCGGCGACCAGGCCCGCCGCGACCACGACGGCACGCTGCTGTTCGCGGGCCGCACCGACGGGCAGATCAAGATCCGGGGCATGCGGGTGGAGACCGGGGAGATCGAAACCGTCCTGTTCGGACACCCGGCCGTCGGCCACTGCGCGGTCCGGCCACGCGGTGAGGGCGAATCGCTGCGGCTGGAGGCGCACGTGGTCGCGCGAGGTGAACTCACCGCGGAGCAGGTGCGTGCATACCTGTCCCAGCGGCTGCCGAAGCACATGGTGCCCACGCGCTACCGGTTCACCGACCAGCTGCCGCTCACCCGTACCGGGAAGACCGACCGCGGCGCGCTGCCCGAGATCACCGCCAGGACAACGGCCGAACCGCCACGACCGCACCAGGACAGCACCGAAGCCAAGGTGGCCGGCCTGTGGCGCGACCTGCTCGGCGTGCCCGCGGTGACCGCCGCCGACGACTTCTTCCAGCTGGGTGGCCAGTCGATGGACGCGATGCGGCTGGCCAACCGCGTGTGGTCGGCGTTCTCGGTGCGGGTGCCGTACCGCGCGGTGTTCGACGCACGGACCCTGACGGACTACACGCGGGTGGTCCGCGACGCACAGGCCACGGCACCGTCAGGTTGA
- a CDS encoding AfsR/SARP family transcriptional regulator, with translation MGVRFRLLGTIEAQGDGGGRADLGPAMRRAVFAALLVHANRPILPDVLAEQVWGPHRPARAQDTLRSYLSRLRAALPDGPAIERDSGGYVVRVPPLEVDLHVFHELLRYASEADDKDALRLRATAFELWRGTPFSGVESPWFDGLRQSLTAELHAARLDDHDARLRDQQHAQLLPQLRLMAEAHPLDERLAGQLILALHRCGRQADAVQRYDLVRTRLVDELGVDPSAELREIRQRLLRPPTRSHTPSQLPDAPRAFTGRSAELGTIAEAMYQHGQVMLTGPGGVGKTWLAVQWANAHRGQFPDGILYVNLHGFDDSPTLTTLQAVSLLLEGLREDHAPASLDAKIALYRDAVADRRMLVVLDNARDSSQVAPLLPGGTASVVLLTSRNRLPGLVTTQGVLSVDVRPMSAADSRALLARHLGHAALAADPAAVDALIEHCRGLPLALSIIAARAAEYSLPALAAEMLAAPLDALDLGEQSADMRAVLACTFESLDQDSLAALTAFASWPATEFSLGTACALLGETPPRVRRKLRHLENSHLVLQGTADRYLLDPLVWHALHAKAST, from the coding sequence ATGGGTGTTCGATTCCGGTTGCTCGGGACCATCGAGGCGCAGGGGGACGGCGGCGGCCGGGCTGATCTCGGGCCTGCGATGCGCAGGGCGGTCTTCGCCGCACTGCTCGTCCACGCCAATCGCCCGATCCTGCCGGACGTGCTGGCGGAGCAGGTGTGGGGCCCGCATCGACCGGCACGCGCGCAGGACACGTTGCGCAGCTACCTGTCCCGGCTGCGCGCGGCCCTTCCGGACGGGCCCGCGATCGAACGCGACAGCGGCGGGTACGTCGTACGGGTGCCGCCGCTCGAGGTCGACTTGCACGTGTTCCACGAGTTGCTGCGGTACGCGTCGGAAGCCGACGACAAGGACGCGTTGCGCCTGCGTGCCACTGCTTTCGAGCTGTGGCGCGGCACGCCGTTCTCCGGGGTGGAGAGTCCGTGGTTCGACGGCCTGCGGCAGTCGTTGACCGCCGAGCTGCACGCGGCCCGGCTGGACGACCACGACGCGCGGCTGCGGGACCAGCAGCACGCGCAGTTGTTGCCCCAGCTGAGGTTGATGGCCGAGGCGCATCCGCTCGACGAACGGCTGGCCGGGCAGCTCATCCTCGCGCTGCACCGCTGCGGGCGGCAGGCGGACGCCGTGCAACGCTACGACCTGGTCCGCACGCGGCTGGTCGACGAGCTCGGTGTCGACCCGAGCGCCGAACTGCGCGAAATCCGCCAGCGGCTGCTTCGCCCGCCGACGCGGTCGCACACCCCCAGCCAGTTGCCGGACGCGCCGCGTGCGTTCACCGGCCGGTCCGCCGAGCTGGGCACGATCGCCGAGGCGATGTACCAGCACGGGCAGGTCATGCTGACCGGCCCCGGCGGTGTGGGCAAGACGTGGCTCGCGGTGCAGTGGGCCAACGCGCACCGCGGCCAGTTCCCGGACGGCATCCTGTACGTGAACCTGCACGGTTTCGACGACTCGCCGACGTTGACCACGTTGCAGGCGGTGAGCCTGCTGCTGGAAGGCCTGCGGGAGGACCACGCGCCCGCGAGCCTGGACGCGAAGATCGCGCTGTACCGCGACGCCGTGGCTGATCGCCGCATGCTCGTGGTGCTGGACAACGCGCGTGACAGCAGCCAGGTCGCCCCGCTGCTGCCCGGTGGCACGGCGTCGGTGGTGCTGTTGACCAGCCGCAACCGGTTGCCTGGCCTGGTGACCACGCAGGGCGTGTTGTCGGTGGACGTCCGGCCGATGTCCGCCGCCGATTCGCGGGCGTTGCTGGCCCGGCATCTCGGCCATGCCGCGCTCGCGGCGGACCCGGCGGCGGTGGACGCGCTGATCGAGCACTGCCGGGGCCTTCCTCTCGCGTTGAGCATCATCGCGGCGCGGGCCGCCGAGTACTCGTTGCCCGCGCTGGCGGCGGAGATGCTGGCCGCGCCGCTGGACGCGCTCGATCTCGGCGAGCAGTCGGCTGACATGCGCGCGGTGCTGGCGTGCACGTTCGAGTCGCTGGATCAGGACAGTCTCGCCGCGCTCACCGCGTTCGCGTCGTGGCCTGCGACGGAGTTCTCGCTCGGCACCGCGTGTGCGTTGCTGGGCGAGACACCGCCGCGTGTCCGGCGGAAGCTGAGACATCTGGAGAACTCGCATCTGGTCCTGCAGGGAACGGCTGACCGCTATCTGCTGGATCCGCTGGTGTGGCACGCGCTGCACGCGAAGGCGTCAACCTGA
- a CDS encoding TauD/TfdA family dioxygenase, with translation MSAPRTESAEIPVVGAQQRPDWLPAAVDELHAVVEQAGAVKVSGLDVRDRAGAVAAIRAVLPSPLSEREGFAPRDTYAPGVYSSSHWPQNQPMCMHHELSYTLQFPRLMAFCCVTPPTTGGVTALADARQVLAALPPDLVARFEQTGWMLTRNYNELLGTPWTQAFGGDRAQVEQYCRDNDIEFEWDASGGLRTRQRRQAVVKHPVTGERCWFNQIAFLNEWTMDPGIREYLTDEFGRDGLPFTTYFGDGTPLTPAMVDQINAVYEQNTVRHTWQRGDLLIVDNVRMAHSREPYDGEREIVVGMGAPATRG, from the coding sequence ATGTCTGCACCGCGCACGGAAAGCGCCGAGATCCCTGTGGTGGGGGCGCAGCAGCGGCCGGATTGGCTGCCGGCCGCTGTCGACGAGCTGCACGCCGTCGTCGAACAGGCCGGGGCCGTCAAGGTCAGCGGGCTGGACGTGCGCGACCGGGCAGGCGCCGTCGCGGCGATCCGGGCGGTCCTGCCCTCCCCGCTGTCCGAGCGTGAGGGATTCGCGCCACGGGACACCTACGCGCCAGGCGTCTACTCGTCGTCGCACTGGCCGCAGAACCAGCCGATGTGCATGCACCACGAGCTGAGCTACACCCTGCAATTCCCGCGTCTCATGGCGTTCTGCTGCGTCACGCCGCCCACGACCGGTGGTGTCACGGCGTTGGCCGACGCACGGCAGGTGCTGGCCGCGTTGCCGCCGGACCTGGTGGCCCGGTTCGAGCAGACCGGCTGGATGCTCACGCGCAACTACAACGAGTTGCTCGGAACGCCGTGGACGCAGGCGTTCGGCGGTGACCGCGCCCAGGTCGAACAGTACTGCCGGGACAACGACATCGAGTTCGAGTGGGACGCGAGCGGCGGCCTGCGGACTCGTCAGCGGCGGCAGGCGGTCGTGAAGCACCCGGTCACCGGTGAACGCTGCTGGTTCAACCAGATCGCGTTCCTCAACGAGTGGACCATGGACCCGGGAATCCGGGAATACCTCACGGACGAGTTCGGCCGCGACGGCCTGCCCTTCACCACGTACTTCGGTGACGGCACACCGCTCACCCCGGCGATGGTGGACCAGATCAACGCCGTCTACGAGCAGAACACCGTGCGGCACACCTGGCAGCGCGGCGATCTGCTCATCGTCGACAATGTCCGGATGGCGCACAGCAGGGAACCGTACGACGGTGAGCGGGAGATCGTCGTCGGCATGGGCGCCCCCGCGACTCGCGGCTGA
- a CDS encoding non-ribosomal peptide synthetase: protein MRVSSSDFGLPPGKRIGTRQAHARAVPGFGDYAAVACGTSVVLRRANMGARLVNERFPLSAVQQRMWMADQVEPGLTVMTMESRWAGPLRTDVLRAALTDVVTAHDALRTVFLSENGGQPGQVVMPPAPFELSEEDGKLDLSGPLVRVRVISNGPEDHVLRLSVHHIVFDGWSAQLLHHDLVTCYDARARGETPTLPVPAARLGEHALWEEEADSRGAFQDQYEQWEQRLKNAPAVLELPTDFPRPVERRHEVGVHTFAVTGEDYRLITAVRAATGATPSAIALSAFAAVLGRYTGSRDLLVGMPVWGRTRPEVENVVGCFINTVPVRVEPDPAASFGALLHQVQDELLFVMSYQDIAVDRLIERIRPERRPGYQPLIQVMFTFEELRREPLRAGGCEVHPLVEIPAGHTEFDLDLTVTDRGDELSFTLRYATDLFEPITAQRFAEQYRAVLGNACATPDAPLRDVTVLPPRQRRLLTEVLARGPQRPLPESTLHEQFEQQVASSPTAVALTEGDRRLTFDDVNRRANRLAHHLIGLGVRPDDGVAVVLPQGIDMVIALFGALKAGAAFVPLDPAQPDDRLTGVIRRAGIEAVIATAADAARFERVVAVDEPLPGDLPDTNPVTAAGPDHLAYIFHTSGSTGVPKGAMTSHRSALAFTAAAIEAYRMTPDDRFLQLAAVTFDVVVEEVFPVLLAGGTLVLPARSLATLTPDDLVELIAEQQVTVCELTPVYWHELVQRLSGTGGVLPDCFRLLLMGGERPVPETLRAWRGLGVPLIHVYGLTETAVTTTVHEDDDRLPTLPIGKPVANAQVYLLDDDFEPVAAGVPGELYIGGPGVGRGYVARPDLTAERFVPDPFAAAPGERLYRTGDLAKWTTRGDIEFLGRIDQQVKIRGHRVEPGEIESVLEQHPAVRQAFVTVVPHQNGDLLAAYVVCRTDIDPADVDTAELRRHAATQLPAYLVPNAFNVLDHLPRTTHGKTDVAALPPPQLLIRSTVDEPMTGAEQALAAVWAEVLEIDAVGPDDDFFQLGGHSLLGFRLTARIGDEFGIQLPLAEFYRAPTVRAMAERLGHATAQYDGPVAGSRTGVPVPMSSVQERMWFAEQLAPDSGTYNVALEMQWTGPLSVTALGTALSHVVARHEALRTVFRGEQGAPPHQVVLPAAEVPLSYVDARGDGDRRLREAVQRAGERRFDLGEPLLRAELVRTGDDEHTLVISVHHIVFDGWSATVFHRELAAYYEAEVRAGTADLPALPVQVGDHAVWERSAAHQAAIAGQAEYWAGHLADAPAVLELVADHPRKSTRDSVAGVEAFSVNGQRYRDLIELRDTGGHGPNVVALAVLAGVLARQTGADDMLIGMPVLGRTRPEVQNLIGCFINTVALRVRPLPRQPFHSLLEQTRAEVLAALANQDFAFDQVVDRLKPERVPGRHPLVQVLFSYEHATRTPTTAGDVTVTTLPESTATASEFELDVTVLDFGDELSITIQYDQALFEPVTVRRLAEQFGTLLDAATANPGTPLRDLPVLPPHQVAQLTGEFARGKAVPLNGTAHHMFEAVVARDPGRVAVVHQDRAVTYGELNRKANQLAHHLISIGVRPEDRVGVALTRSVEQVVALFAVLKSGAAFVPLDPAHPSDRLLDISGRCSTVATVVSRADSATFAGRGHVVLADEPLPGDPPGDNPPGQVVPDHLAYVISTSGSTGRPKAGMTTHLGLLSFVVAAIEEYGLGQDDRFTQLAPVAFDVMIEEVFPVLLAGGTLVLAPRDLSRIEPAELLDLFAEHQVTKCELIPAYWHELTNHMHDSGQRLPESFRLMIIGGDRHAPEAWQMWRRMGLPLLNTYGPSETSITNCSHLDRPDAPARRALPMGRPWPNNQIYLLDERFDLAGAGAVGELFIGGPGVGRGYLGDPALTARQFVPNPFARTPGERMYRTGDLGRWSADGTIEFVSRADRQIKIRGHRIEPGEVEAVLERHPAVKHAYVVAVRNQYLVAYVVADGDIGELDKHAASLLPGYLMPAAFVELDRPPLTPNGKIDTSALPEPALSHSRAPSRPMSDTEHRLAAIWAEVLRIDQAGPDDDFFRVGGHSLLSYRLTTRVREEFGVPFTLADFFSATTVSAMAHLLDDRLAAPAAADRVSAAESIEDILAAVEKELR from the coding sequence ATGCGGGTATCCTCCTCGGACTTCGGTTTGCCACCAGGAAAGCGCATCGGGACACGGCAGGCCCATGCCCGCGCTGTCCCCGGTTTCGGTGACTACGCGGCCGTCGCGTGCGGCACTAGCGTCGTGCTTCGCCGCGCGAACATGGGAGCACGCCTGGTGAACGAACGGTTTCCTCTGTCGGCAGTGCAACAGCGGATGTGGATGGCCGACCAGGTCGAACCCGGCCTGACCGTGATGACGATGGAGTCCCGCTGGGCCGGGCCGCTGCGCACCGACGTCCTGCGGGCGGCGTTGACGGACGTGGTCACCGCGCACGACGCGTTGCGCACGGTGTTCCTCAGCGAGAACGGCGGGCAACCCGGCCAGGTCGTGATGCCACCGGCGCCCTTCGAACTGTCCGAAGAGGACGGGAAGCTGGACCTGTCCGGTCCGCTGGTGCGCGTGCGCGTGATCAGCAACGGCCCGGAAGACCACGTGCTGCGGCTCAGCGTGCACCACATCGTGTTCGACGGCTGGTCGGCCCAGTTGCTGCACCACGATCTCGTCACGTGCTACGACGCCCGCGCACGAGGCGAGACGCCCACGCTCCCAGTGCCCGCGGCCCGGCTGGGCGAACACGCGCTCTGGGAGGAGGAAGCCGACTCCCGCGGCGCCTTCCAGGACCAGTACGAGCAGTGGGAACAGCGTCTGAAGAACGCGCCCGCGGTCCTGGAGCTGCCCACTGACTTCCCGCGGCCGGTGGAACGGCGTCACGAAGTCGGCGTGCACACCTTCGCCGTGACCGGCGAGGACTACCGGCTGATCACGGCGGTCCGCGCGGCGACCGGCGCCACGCCGAGCGCGATCGCGCTGTCGGCGTTCGCGGCCGTGCTCGGCCGGTACACCGGCAGCCGCGACCTGCTCGTCGGGATGCCCGTGTGGGGCCGGACGAGGCCCGAGGTCGAGAACGTCGTGGGCTGCTTCATCAACACCGTCCCGGTACGGGTCGAACCGGATCCGGCCGCGTCGTTCGGCGCGCTGCTGCACCAGGTCCAGGACGAACTGCTCTTCGTCATGTCCTACCAGGACATCGCGGTCGACCGGCTGATCGAGCGGATCCGGCCGGAACGCAGGCCCGGCTACCAGCCGCTGATCCAGGTGATGTTCACGTTCGAGGAACTGCGCCGGGAGCCGCTGCGCGCGGGCGGCTGCGAGGTGCACCCGCTGGTGGAGATCCCCGCCGGGCACACCGAGTTCGACCTGGACCTGACCGTGACCGACCGCGGCGACGAACTGTCTTTCACCCTGCGCTACGCGACCGACCTGTTCGAGCCGATCACCGCACAGCGATTCGCCGAGCAGTACCGTGCCGTGCTCGGCAACGCCTGTGCCACACCCGATGCGCCGCTGCGTGACGTGACCGTGCTCCCACCCCGCCAGCGCCGCCTGCTGACCGAGGTCCTCGCCCGGGGACCGCAACGCCCGCTGCCGGAGTCGACGCTGCACGAGCAGTTCGAACAGCAGGTCGCGTCGAGCCCCACGGCGGTCGCGCTGACCGAGGGCGACCGGCGACTGACCTTCGACGACGTCAACCGCCGCGCGAACCGGCTGGCGCACCACCTGATCGGCCTCGGTGTGCGGCCCGACGACGGCGTCGCGGTCGTTCTGCCGCAAGGCATCGACATGGTGATCGCGTTGTTCGGCGCGCTCAAGGCCGGTGCGGCGTTCGTCCCGCTCGATCCCGCGCAGCCGGACGACCGGCTGACCGGCGTCATCCGGCGGGCCGGGATCGAGGCCGTGATCGCCACCGCCGCCGACGCGGCCCGCTTCGAGCGTGTCGTGGCCGTCGACGAGCCGTTGCCGGGCGACCTGCCGGACACCAACCCGGTCACCGCGGCGGGCCCGGACCACCTCGCCTACATCTTCCACACCTCGGGTTCGACCGGCGTGCCCAAGGGTGCGATGACGTCGCACAGGTCCGCGCTCGCGTTCACCGCGGCGGCGATCGAGGCGTACCGGATGACCCCGGACGACCGGTTCCTCCAGCTGGCCGCGGTCACGTTCGACGTCGTGGTCGAGGAAGTCTTCCCCGTGCTGCTGGCGGGCGGCACGCTCGTCCTGCCCGCCCGGTCCCTGGCCACGCTGACCCCGGACGACCTCGTCGAGCTGATCGCCGAGCAGCAGGTGACGGTGTGCGAGCTGACACCGGTGTACTGGCACGAGCTCGTGCAACGGCTGTCCGGTACCGGCGGTGTCCTGCCGGACTGCTTCCGGTTGTTGCTGATGGGCGGTGAACGCCCGGTTCCGGAGACACTGCGGGCCTGGCGTGGCCTCGGCGTGCCGCTGATCCACGTCTACGGCCTGACCGAGACCGCCGTGACCACCACCGTGCACGAGGACGACGATCGGCTGCCCACGCTGCCGATCGGCAAACCCGTTGCCAACGCCCAGGTCTACCTCCTGGACGACGACTTCGAACCGGTCGCCGCCGGTGTGCCGGGGGAGCTGTACATCGGCGGTCCCGGTGTCGGCCGCGGCTACGTCGCCCGGCCGGACCTGACGGCCGAGCGGTTCGTGCCGGACCCGTTCGCCGCGGCACCCGGCGAACGCCTGTACCGGACGGGCGACCTGGCCAAGTGGACCACGCGCGGCGACATCGAGTTCCTCGGCCGGATCGACCAGCAGGTCAAGATCCGCGGCCACCGCGTCGAGCCGGGCGAGATCGAGTCGGTGCTCGAGCAGCACCCGGCGGTCCGGCAGGCGTTCGTCACGGTTGTCCCGCACCAGAACGGCGACCTGCTCGCCGCGTACGTCGTGTGCCGCACCGACATCGATCCGGCGGATGTCGACACAGCCGAGTTGCGGCGGCACGCGGCCACACAACTGCCCGCCTATCTGGTGCCGAACGCGTTCAACGTGCTCGACCATCTTCCGCGCACCACGCACGGCAAGACCGACGTGGCCGCGCTGCCGCCGCCGCAGCTCCTCATTCGCTCCACAGTGGACGAACCGATGACCGGTGCGGAACAGGCGCTCGCCGCGGTGTGGGCCGAGGTGCTCGAGATCGACGCGGTCGGCCCGGACGACGACTTCTTCCAGCTGGGCGGGCATTCCCTGCTGGGGTTCCGGCTGACCGCGCGGATCGGCGACGAGTTCGGGATCCAGCTGCCGCTCGCCGAGTTCTACCGGGCACCCACGGTCCGCGCCATGGCCGAACGCCTCGGCCATGCCACAGCCCAGTACGACGGGCCTGTCGCAGGCAGCCGTACCGGCGTGCCCGTGCCGATGTCGTCGGTGCAGGAGCGGATGTGGTTCGCCGAGCAGCTCGCGCCGGACAGCGGCACGTACAACGTCGCGCTGGAAATGCAGTGGACCGGCCCGCTGAGCGTGACCGCGCTGGGCACGGCACTCAGCCACGTGGTGGCCAGGCACGAGGCGTTGCGCACCGTGTTCCGCGGCGAGCAAGGCGCACCACCGCACCAAGTCGTCCTTCCCGCGGCCGAAGTCCCCCTGTCCTATGTGGATGCCCGTGGCGACGGCGACCGCCGCCTGCGGGAAGCGGTCCAGCGAGCCGGCGAACGCAGGTTCGACCTCGGCGAGCCGCTGCTGCGGGCGGAGCTCGTCCGGACCGGCGACGACGAGCACACACTCGTGATCTCCGTGCACCACATCGTGTTCGACGGCTGGTCGGCGACGGTGTTCCACCGCGAACTCGCGGCGTACTACGAAGCCGAGGTGCGCGCGGGCACAGCCGACCTGCCCGCGTTGCCCGTCCAGGTCGGCGACCACGCGGTGTGGGAACGATCCGCCGCGCACCAGGCCGCGATCGCCGGGCAGGCCGAGTACTGGGCCGGTCACCTCGCCGACGCCCCGGCCGTGCTGGAGCTCGTCGCCGACCACCCCAGGAAGTCCACTCGCGACAGCGTCGCGGGCGTGGAAGCCTTCAGTGTCAACGGTCAGCGCTACCGGGACCTGATCGAGCTGCGCGACACCGGCGGCCACGGCCCGAACGTGGTCGCGCTCGCCGTGCTCGCGGGCGTGCTGGCCCGCCAGACCGGCGCGGACGACATGCTGATCGGCATGCCCGTCCTCGGCCGGACCAGGCCCGAGGTGCAGAACCTCATCGGGTGCTTCATCAACACCGTCGCACTGCGCGTTCGGCCGCTGCCGCGGCAGCCGTTCCACTCGCTGCTGGAGCAGACCCGTGCCGAGGTGCTGGCGGCGCTGGCCAACCAGGACTTCGCCTTCGACCAGGTGGTCGACCGGCTCAAACCGGAACGCGTCCCCGGCCGCCACCCGCTCGTGCAGGTGCTGTTCAGCTACGAGCACGCGACGAGGACACCGACGACCGCGGGCGACGTCACCGTGACGACACTGCCGGAGAGCACCGCGACGGCATCGGAGTTCGAACTCGACGTGACCGTGCTGGACTTCGGTGACGAACTGTCGATCACCATCCAGTACGACCAGGCGTTGTTCGAACCGGTCACCGTGCGGCGCCTGGCCGAGCAGTTCGGCACGCTGCTGGACGCCGCCACGGCGAACCCCGGCACGCCCCTGCGGGACCTGCCTGTGCTGCCGCCGCACCAGGTCGCCCAGCTCACCGGCGAGTTCGCCAGGGGCAAGGCAGTGCCGCTGAACGGCACCGCGCACCACATGTTCGAGGCGGTGGTGGCGCGTGATCCCGGCCGGGTCGCCGTGGTCCACCAGGACCGGGCGGTGACCTACGGCGAGCTCAACCGGAAAGCCAACCAGCTGGCCCACCACCTGATCAGCATCGGCGTCCGGCCCGAAGACCGCGTCGGTGTCGCACTGACCAGGTCCGTCGAGCAGGTCGTTGCCCTGTTCGCCGTGCTCAAGTCCGGCGCCGCGTTCGTCCCGCTGGACCCGGCGCACCCGTCGGACCGCCTGCTCGACATTTCCGGCCGCTGCTCGACCGTGGCCACTGTGGTCAGCCGAGCCGACAGCGCCACCTTCGCCGGACGCGGCCACGTGGTGCTTGCCGACGAACCACTGCCCGGCGACCCGCCCGGCGACAACCCGCCCGGGCAGGTCGTGCCGGACCACCTCGCGTACGTGATCTCCACGTCCGGGTCGACCGGGCGGCCCAAGGCCGGGATGACCACCCACCTGGGCCTGCTGTCGTTCGTCGTCGCGGCGATCGAGGAGTACGGGCTCGGCCAGGACGACCGGTTCACCCAGCTGGCGCCGGTCGCGTTCGACGTGATGATCGAGGAGGTCTTCCCGGTGCTGCTGGCGGGCGGCACGCTCGTGCTGGCACCCCGCGACCTGTCCCGGATCGAGCCCGCCGAGCTGCTGGACCTGTTCGCCGAGCACCAGGTGACCAAGTGCGAGCTCATCCCCGCCTACTGGCACGAGCTGACCAACCACATGCACGACTCCGGGCAGCGCCTGCCGGAAAGCTTCCGGCTGATGATCATCGGCGGGGACCGGCACGCACCGGAGGCATGGCAGATGTGGCGGCGGATGGGGCTGCCGCTGCTGAACACCTACGGCCCGTCCGAGACGTCGATCACCAACTGCTCGCACCTCGACCGGCCGGACGCACCGGCCCGCCGCGCGCTGCCGATGGGCCGCCCGTGGCCCAACAACCAGATCTACCTGCTGGACGAGCGGTTCGACCTGGCCGGTGCCGGCGCGGTCGGCGAGCTGTTCATCGGCGGGCCCGGCGTCGGCCGCGGCTACCTGGGCGACCCCGCGCTGACCGCACGCCAGTTCGTGCCCAACCCGTTCGCGCGGACACCAGGCGAACGGATGTACCGGACAGGGGACCTGGGCAGGTGGTCGGCCGACGGCACGATCGAGTTCGTGTCCCGCGCCGACCGGCAGATCAAGATCCGCGGCCACCGGATCGAACCGGGCGAGGTCGAAGCCGTGCTCGAACGGCACCCGGCGGTCAAACACGCCTACGTCGTCGCGGTGCGCAACCAGTACCTCGTGGCGTACGTCGTGGCCGACGGGGACATCGGCGAACTGGACAAGCACGCGGCTTCGCTGCTGCCCGGCTACCTGATGCCCGCCGCGTTCGTCGAGCTGGACCGGCCGCCGCTGACACCGAACGGCAAGATCGACACCAGTGCGCTGCCCGAACCGGCGCTGAGCCACTCCCGCGCGCCGAGCAGGCCGATGAGCGACACCGAGCACCGGCTGGCCGCGATCTGGGCCGAGGTCCTGCGCATCGACCAGGCCGGCCCGGACGACGACTTCTTCCGCGTCGGCGGGCACTCCCTGCTGAGCTATCGGCTGACCACCCGGGTCCGCGAGGAGTTCGGCGTGCCGTTCACGCTCGCCGACTTCTTCTCCGCGACCACCGTGAGCGCGATGGCGCACCTGCTGGACGACCGGCTGGCCGCACCCGCTGCCGCCGACCGGGTCAGTGCCGCCGAAAGCATCGAGGACATCCTCGCCGCGGTCGAAAAGGAGCTGCGTTGA